A window of Rhododendron vialii isolate Sample 1 chromosome 13a, ASM3025357v1 contains these coding sequences:
- the LOC131313605 gene encoding uncharacterized protein LOC131313605, with translation MDPPCPDDETDSGFQQFIWDQFERIQHDFEEFTNGILPNVEDSSDPYFTNINEANSRLPEVTNHQLANLLENFDEFEKTMIPPYEMNPTSARDFSEQNYGGENQESYKVTQNGTEKEQQLVTEGTGDSNKNMNITGCTSHGGTSGDSQAGSPFQTLANGTTYGGACGGGGDRDGAAGGGVARSFMKCGFFVQCYDRVNIWRWMGGRARVTAKTRQRRKKKYRRVYETEAMTALRLRRQKINNIATAALRLQREKINNRATAARSFEQKQVTSQQLQTILFLLYCPNCGNSRHIIKS, from the coding sequence ATGGACCCACCTTGTCCAGACGATGAAACTGATTCAGGATTTCAGCAATTCATTTGGGACCAGTTTGAGAGGATTCAACATGATTTTGAAGAGTTTACAAATGGAATCCTGCCAAATGTGGAAGACTCAAGCGATCCATATTTCACAAACATAAATGAAGCAAATTCTAGGCTTCCGGAAGTCACCAACCACCAGTTGGCTAACCTTCTAGAGAATTTTGATGAATTTGAAAAGACAATGATTCCTCCATATGAGATGAATCCCACAAGTGCTCGGGACTTCAGTGAACAGAACTACGGAGGagagaatcaagaaagttaTAAGGTAACCCAGAATGGAACAGAGAAAGAACAGCAGTTAGTAACGGAAGGTACTGGTGATTCCAATAAGAATATGAACATCACAGGTTGCACGAGTCATGGTGGTACTAGTGGTGATAGCCAAGCGGGTAGCCCATTTCAGACATTGGCAAATGGGACAACTTATGGAGGCGCCTGTGGTGGGGGAGGAGACCGTGATGGTGCCGCTGGTGGTGGAGTGGCAAGATCTTTCATGAAATGTGGATTTTTTGTCCAATGTTACGACAGAGTGAACATTTGGCGATGGATGGGCGGGAGGGCAAGGGTCACAGCCAAGACTCGGCAAAGGAGGAAGAAAAAATATAGAAGGGTTTATGAGACTGAAGCAATGACCGCCCTCAGACTTCGACGTCAAAAGATCAACAATATAGCAACAGCTGCCCTCAGACTTCAACGTGAAAAGATCAACAACAGAGCAACAGCTGCACGATCCTTTGAACAGAAACAGGTGACTTCCCAACAGCTTCAGACCATTTTATTCTTATTATATTGCCCTAATTGTGGTAACTCTAGACACATTATTAAAAGCTAA
- the LOC131313604 gene encoding protein phosphatase 1 regulatory inhibitor subunit PPP1R8 homolog — protein sequence MYGRAGLDRFKKAQSLEPFSVTANSTSKVATQPASKPTTQPSDLKSLSQSPHQKTQNQSQYHVTQKPLAADVGPAGVPARQVVTQLGGGQSTWKPPDWAIEPRPGVYYLDVLKDGEVLDRINLDKRRHIFGRQAQACDFVLDHQSVSRQHAAVIPHKNGSIYVIDLGSPHGTFVANERLTKDSPVELEAGQSLRFAASTRTYILRKNSAALFPPTPLPTEINHPPSPDPLDEEAVLTYNTFLNRYGLTKSKKRSSSTEPGGSPAGGRHENHHMEKSAKKIRKMRVAFRDQVGGELVEVVGVSDGVDVDTEPGPVGVKEGSLVGKYESLVQITVIPKGKEQSCAKEINISEKGVTDRLQEVLNKVKNPPKSGIYDDLYGESFSGQVGSSWAYSSVNSGGRQAPPTKDPEVKQAVGDLSGEAGNDSGIVDDDSDDLFGD from the exons ATGTATGGTAGGGCTGGTCTTGATAGATTTAAGAAAGCTCAGTCTTTGGAGCCGTTTTCGGTGACTGCAAACTCTACATCTAAAGTAGCTACACAGCCTGCTTCTAAACCTACTACCCAGCCCTCGGATTTGAAGTCTCTGTCTCAAAGTCCTCACCAGAAAACCCAGAACCAGAGCCAATACCACGTTACTCAAAAACCTCTAGCAGCAGATGTGGGACCAGCTGGGGTGCCGGCACGGCAAGTGGTGACTCAGCTTGGAGGGGGACAGTCAACTTGGAAGCCTCCTGATTGGGCCATTGAACCCCGTCCTGGTGTCTATTATCTTGATGTGTTGAAGGATGGTGAGGTTCTTGATCGCATTAATCTGGATAAACGGAGGCATATATTTGGAAGACAGGCACAGGCGTGTGATTTTGTGCTTGATCATCAGTCTGTCTCGCGTCAGCATGCTGCTGTCATTCCTCACAAGAATGGGAG CATTTATGTCATTGATCTTGGATCTCCGCATGGTACATTTGTTGCAAATGAACGCTTGACAAAAGATTCCCCTGTTGAGCTCGAGGCGGGGCAGTCTTTGCGGTTTGCTGCCTCAACAAGAACTTATATTTTGAGAAAGAACAGTGCAGCCCTTTTCCCACCCACTCCACTACCAACAGAAATCAATCATCCCCCATCTCCTGATCCTTTGGATGAAGAAGCCGTTTTGACGTATAACACATTTTTGAATCGCTATGGCCTGACCAAATCAAAAAAACGGTCTTCATCCACTGAGCCAGGAGGCTCACCTGCAGGCGGAAGACATGAAAACCATCATATGGAGAAATCTGCAAAGAAAATTAGGAAAATGAGAGTGGCATTCAGGGATCAAGTTGGGGGTGAGCTGGTTGAGGTGGTTGGGGTTTCAGACGGTGTGGATGTTGATACAGAACCTGGTCCAGTGGGCGTTAAAGAAGGAAGTCTTGTTGGGAAATATGAATCCCTTGTACAAATCACAGTAATACCAAAAGGGAAGGAGCAGTCTTGTGCGAAGGAAATTAATATTTCCGAGAAAGGGGTAACCGATAGGTTACAAGAAGTCTTGAACAAGGTCAAAAATCCCCCAAAAAGTGGGATTTATGATGACCTTTACGGGGAATCATTTTCTGGTCAAGTAGGTTCATCCTGGGCGTATTCTTCTGTCAACTCTGGTGGTAGACAAGCTCCTCCAACTAAAGATCCCGAAGTTAAGCAAGCTGTTGGTGACTTAAGTGGAGAAGCTGGGAATGACTCTGGCATTGTTGATGATGACAGTGATGATTTATTTGGCGACTAG